CGGCGACGTCGACCTAACGCTGTAGCGCCACCAACTTCTGGAGGAAAACCCATGACACAGAACAAGATCACCCTGACCCCCGAACAGGCCGACGCATTCGGCCGCGAGCTGGACGCCATCAGGGAGCGCGTGATGGCCAGCCTGGGCGCGCAGGACGCCGACTACATCCGCCGCGTCATCAAGGTTCAGCGCGCGCTCGAAGTCGGCGGCCGCGCGTTGCTCTTCCTGCCGCCCGCCTGGCTGCTCGGCACCGCGATGCTGGGCGTCTCGAAGATCCTGGACAACATGGAGATCGGGCACAACGTCATGCACGGTCAATACGACTGGATGCGCGACCCGACCGTCTCGGGCCGGTCCTTCGAGTGGGACACCGCGTGCCCGGCCGATCAATGGCGCCACTCACACAACTACATGCACCACACCCACACCAACATCGTGGGGATGGACCGCGACATCGGTTACGGCATCCTGCGGATGAGCGAGGACCAGCGCTGGGAGCCCTACTTTCTCGGTAACCCGCTCTACGCCTTCTTGCTGATGGCGTTGTTCCAGTACGGCGTCGCACTGCACGAATTGGAGACCGAACGCATCCGCGCCGGCGAGATCGAACTCGCCGAAAAGCGCGAGGTGCTGCGCGCCATCTGGAAGAAGACGCGCAGGCAAACCCTCAAGGACTACGTGGCCTTCCCGCTGCTGGCCGGGCCGTTCGCGCCGTTCGTCTTCGCGGGCAACCTCTCGGCCAACCTGATGCGCAACGTGTGGTCGTACATGATCATCTTCTGCGGCCACTTCCCGGACGGTACGCAGGAGTTCACCGTCGAGGAGACCAAGGACGAGTCCCGCGGCATGTGGTACTTCCGCCAGGTACTCGGTTCGGCAAACCTCACCGGCGGCAAGCTCTTTCACCTGCTTTCGGGCAACCTCTCCCACCAGATCGAGCACCATCTGTTCCCGGACATGCCGGCGCGTCGCTACGCCGAGGTCGCGCCCGAGGTGCAGGCGATCTGCGAACGCTACGGCGTCCCCTACAACCGCGGGCCGCTGCTGCGGCAGTTTGGCACCGTCGTCCGCAAGATCGTCCGGCTGACCTTCCCGGACTCCGTGCTGCGGAAGGCCACCGCCGGCCGGTCCGCCGATCCGGTGCCCGCGGCCGCCTGAGCCCGCGCCACGTCCGCCGACTGTGCGGTCTACGCACGAATGCAACGCGGTTCGCGTACTTAGGCCACACGCTCGGCGGGCTAGGTGATGGCGGTCGGCGCCTGCGAGACCTTCACCAGTTCCACCTCCGGCCGGGCCGGTACACCGTCGGCCAGGAACCACCGGAAGGCGAGGTTGCCACGCGGATAGCCCAGCGTGGTAAGCGAATTCGGGTGGGCGGTCAGCCCGCGGGACAAGATGATGGTCACCGAGCCGTCGCTGTTGAGTGCGGCGCTGTGGCCGTTGATCGAGCAGCGGGCGTCGGCTGCGCCGAAGGTGGCCATGAATTGGTTCCACACCACCAGGTTCCAGAACCTGCATGGGGGAGGCCGGTGCGTGACCACCAGCGCTTCGTCGTCGTCGAGCACGAAGCTGCCGTAGGAGTAGCAGGCATCGCGCGCCGACCACCCGAAGTTGGCGTCGGGCACCCGATAGGGGTCGGCGAACGCGTTCGCGGCGTGTGCGGTTTCGTGCCCCAACGCATGTTGGTCGTCCACGCGCGTCCCGACGGCCAGCGGCACGATGGCAAACATGGTGCGCAGCCAGGTCGCGATCGCGCGCAGGCTCGCGGCCGTCTCGGCGTCGCCGTGCCGGATTGGGTCCGGCTCGTCGAGCGCCTCGATGTGCCAGACGACTGGGCGGCCGGTCAGCGGGTCGGCTTGATAGTCGCGGGTCATCAGCACGGCCGCGTCGGGCGTGGGGCCGAGTTCGAAGGCGAAGTTGCCGTCGGCGTCGATGTCGAGATCGCTGTCGCGGACGATCGCGACGACGCGGTCCGACCAGGCGCCCGGTGACGGCTCGTTGTAGGCGGTCACCGAAAAGTACACGCTGTCACCCCTGTTGCCGCTGATCCGGTAACGGCGGGCCGGATCCACCGGGCACATGAAGTAGTAGGCGTCGGTGTTGTCGCCGCCCCACCGGCGGTCCCGGCGAAACGGTGTGTTCACGGCGACGAACTGGGGCCGGCCGGGCTCGGGGAAGAGGTAGGTGTCGAACGCGACGCCGAGCGTGCTGGCGAGCATGCGGTAGCCGTCGGCGATCTGGCGGTCGTCGGTCACCGCCCGGTCGCCCTGTAGGAAGGACCGGTCAAGGGTGCCCAGGGTGCCGAGCAATTCCTGCCACGCGGCCGTCGATTCGTGCGTCATGCGCTGATTCCCTTCAGGAGCAAGGTGGTGGTGCGGTCGACCCACGCGTCGTCGAGTTCGGTGACGCGGGTGAGTAAGCCCATCAGGGTGATGCCGGCGATGGCGTCGGTGAGCTCGGTGGCGCTCACGTCGGGCCGGACCTCGCCGCGGCGCGCGGCCCGCGCCAGCAATTCGGTCAGGCCGCCGCCGATGACGCCGGCGAACCGCTCCAGCAGCGCCGAGTGCAGGGTCGGGTCCGCGGCCATCTCGCCCACGAGCCCGGGCAGGGCCGCCCTGGCGGCCGGCGTCGTCAGGAAAGCCATTGAGCGACGGACCATTTCGCGTAGGTCCTCGGGCAGGGACCCGGTATCGGGGAGCTCGGTCGCGGCCCCGATGGGGAACACCGCCTCGTGCACCAGGTGCGCTTTGCTCGGCCAGCGCCGGTAGATGGCGGGCTTGCTCGTGCCGGCGCGTTCGGCGATGGCGGAGACCAATAGCCCGGCGTAGCCGGTCTCGGCGAGCAGGTCGACGGTCGCGCTCAGCACAGCGCCGTCGATGCGGGGATCACGGGGGCGGCCAAAATCGACTACCATTACGAAACCGAAAGTAACATAAGTCGGCGTGACCGACGCCGTTCGCCTTGACGACCTCGCCCAGCCCCGATTCAGCCCCGAGGCCCAGCAAATCCTCGACATGATGGCCACGCTGGCGCCCGACTGTCCGCTGGATGCCGACGCGCTGCATGCCAGGGCCACCGCCGACACCGGGCTGGACGATTTCGGCGCGGACGACTATCGGGAGCGGCTCGACGTCTACCTCGCCGCGCTGCGTGACATCGACGGCCGCCACGACGCCGGGATGGTCAACTTCTACGGCCAGTTGGTGCAGCTGCTCAAGAACCGGCTGCTGTTCACCGATCTCCTGAACAGGCATCCCGAGATCGACGACATCGAGCTGCAACCGCCGGTGGTGATCGCCGGCCTACCCCGCACCGGCACCACCCACCTGCACAACCTGCTGGCGGCCCCGCCCACCTTTCGCACCATGCCGTATTGGGAAAGCGTGGAACCGTTCCCGCTACCGGCCGAGGCCGGGGTCGAGCCGGATCCGCGGCGGGCGCGGATGGACGTCGCGGTCGGGGTGATCAACACCGTGATGCCGCATTTCCCGCTGATGCACGAGATGACCACCGAGCACGTCCACGAAGAGATCCAACTGCTCGCCAACGACTTCTCGACCATGCTGTTCGAGACGCTGGCCGACGTGCCGCGCTGGCGTGACTACTACCAGGCCCACGACCAGACCCCGCACTATGAATACCTCGCGCGCCAGCTCAAGGCCATGCAGTTTCTGCGCGGCGGCCGGCGCTGGCTGCTCAAGTCACCCCAGCACCTCGAGCAGGTGCCGGTCCTCGATCGCGTATTCCCCGGCAGCATAGTCGTTTTCACGCACCGGGATCCCGTGCCGGTCGCGCTGTCGATGATCGCGATGATCGCCTACTCCGCGCGCATGCACCGCTCGCCGGTTCCGGTGGAGCAGATCGCGGCATCGTGGATCGAACGCCTGGACGACATGCTCTCCGCGCTCGTCCGCGACCGCGACACCATCGGTCCCGAACGTTCGATCGACGTCCGGTTCGACGACTTCATGGCCGACGAAATCGGCGTCGCCGAACGGGTCTACGCCCTGGCCGGCGAGTCGTTCGGCGACGATGCCCGGGCGGCGATCGACGAGTACCTGGCGGCCCACCGGCGTGGCCGGCTGGGAAGCGTCGCGACGTCCTGCGAGATGTTCGGGCTGGACGAAGCTGATCTGCGGAGCCGCTTCGCGCCCTATGTCGAGCGGTTTCTGGCCTAACCCGCAGCAGGCCGCTACCTTCTCCATTCATGGTCACTATGCCGGCGCTGGACGGGGTTGAACACAGGTACGTGGAGCTGGGAAGCGGCGTGACGATCCACGTCGCGGACGCCGGTCCCGCCGAGGGGCCCGCGGTGATGCTGGTGCACGGTTTCCCCGAGAACTGGTGGGAATGGCGCGAGCTGATCGGCCCGCTGGCCGCCGACGGCTATCGGGTGCTGTGCCCGGACCTGCGCGGTGCGGGCTGGAGTTCGGCTCCGCGCTCGAGCTACACCAAGGCCGAGATGGCCGAGGACCTGGCCGCCGTGCTGGATCGCCTCGGTGTGGCGACGGTCAGGCTCGTCGCCCACGACTGGGGCGGGCCGGTGGCGTTCATCATGATGCTGCGTCACCCCGAGAAGGTGACTGGGTTCTTCGGGGTGAACACCGTGGCGCCCTGGGTGAAGCGCAGTCTGTCGACGGTGAGCAACATCTGGCGGTTCTGGTATCAGGTCCCGATATCGCTGCCGGTCGTCGGGCCGCGGATCATCAGCAATCCCAACTCCCGCTTCGTTCGCCTGCTGACGTCCTGGGTGGGCGGCGGCTTCGCCCCACCCGATGAGGACATCCAGCTCTACATCGAGTGCATGCGCCAGCCCGGCCACGCGGAGGCCGGCTCGCGGTGGTATCGCAGCTTTCAGACCGGCGAGATGCTGCGCTGGATGCGCGGCGAGTACGACGACGCTCGGGTCAACGTCCCCGTCCGATGGTTGACGGGCACCGACGACCCGGTGATCACGGCGGACTTGACCGATGGATATGCCGACCACATAAGCGATTTCGAGGTGGAGCTGGTCGACGGCGTCGGGCACTGGATCGTCGAACAGCGGCCGGAGCTGGTGCTCGACCGCGTGCGGGCGTTCCTCCGCATCGAAACATAAACCGTTGCGCGCCGTTTCGGCGCAACCGGTTATGTGTCGCGGGAAGCCGGCGTGGTCAGCGACCGTGCCGTGGGTTAGTCGACGCCGATGGTGACTTCCGTGGACTTGATGAACACGGTCGCGGGCTGGCCGACCTTGAGGCCAAGGTCGGTCGCGGCGTCCTTGGTAACGGAGGACGTGACGATCTGCTCGCCGCCGTCGAGCTTGACCTTCACGATCGCCATCACGGTGCCGAGGTCGACCTCGGTGATGGTCCCCTTGAGCTGGTTTCGGGTCGATAGCCGCATCGCAAGGTCCTCCATCTGGTTGAGGGGTGTGCGATGAGCCTAGTGTCGCGGGCCGAGCAGGGCTATGGATGCGTCGACGGCCGGCTCGACGATGCCCCGCACCGGTTTTCCGTCTTCGACGGCGAGGGCGGTGAGTTCGCGCAGGCCGCCCAGCAGGATGACCGCCAACGGGGCGGTCAGCGGAGGCAGCTGGGCCCGCCGGAAGCCGGGGCTGGCGCTGAGGTCGATCAGCAGGCTGGACAGCAACTGCAGGCCGCGGCGCTGCACCGGGCGGGCGGCGGCGCCGAGCGACGGGAGTTCTCGAATCCAGCTCAGCGTGATGGCCGGCCGGGACTCGATGTGGCTGACGTACGCCTCGACCGCCTGACGAATCTGTTGATGCCAATCCGCCTCGGGCTCGACGGCAGCCGCGATGGATTCGCCGAGTTTTTCGATGTCGGACCCCAGAAGCTCCAGGAAGCACTCCTCCTTGCTCGCGAACTCGCCGTAGAAGGTGCGCTTGGAGGTGCGGGCATTGCGGACGATGTCGGCGACGGTGCTGGCGCGGTAACCCCGCTCGGCGATCGAGGTGGCGAGGCCGTCGAGCAACCTGAGCCGGAACCGGTCGCCGAGAACCGCTTCGTCAGCCGTTGCTGTCGCCGCTGGAGTCACGGCCGGCGCCCCTTTCGTTGGTACGGCACCCTTGTCACGCCTGGTACTGCAGAGTACCGTATCGGTTTAGGTTTTGGTACACCGCGGTACCACCCCGTTACTCGGGGCAGACTATGGGGAGTAGCCCGCCATGAGTGAAGTCGTCACCGCCCCATCGGGAACCGCCGCCGTCAGGCTGCCCCCCGCCGCGCGCCTACCAAAGGTGTTGCAGGGTCTGGGTTTTGCGGTGTCGCGGCGCGGCATGATCCACCGGCTGGCCCGTCGTTACGGCGACGTGTTCACGCTGAACCTGCCGATGTATGGGCGGGTCGTGGTGGTCGGCGACCCGGCGCTGGCCAAGCAGATCTTCACCACCGGCCCCGACGAGCTCGGCAACATTCAGCCCAACCTGAGCCGGCTGTTCGGCTCCGGCTCGGTGTTCGCCCTCGACGGGGAGGACCACCGCCGCCGGCGGCGACTGTTGGCGCCGCCGTTCCACGGCAAGAGCATGAAGAAGTACGAGGCGATCATCGAAGAAGAGACCTCGCGGGAGACCGCCGCCTGGCCGGAGGGCCAGGCGTTCCCGACGCTTCCGTCGATGATGCGCATCACGCTCAACGCCATCCTGCGCGCCGTCTTCGGGGCCGAAGGCGCCGAACTCGACGAGTTGCGCCGCCTCATCCCGCCGTGGGTCACGCTGGGCTCGCGGATGGCGACCATGCCCAAGCCGCGACGCAATTACGGTCGATACACGCCATGGGGCCGCCTGGACGAGTGGCGCCGCCAGTACGACGTCGTCATCGACCGGCTGATCGAAGCCGAGCGGGCCGATCCGCATTTCGATGAGCGCACCGACGTGCTCGCGCTGATGCTGCGCAGCACCTACGAAGACGGCACGGCCATGTCGCGCAAGGACATTGGCGACGAATTGCTCACCCTGCTGGCCGCCGGCCACGAAACAACGGCCTCGACGCTGGCCTGGGCGTTCGAGCGGCTGACGCGGCACCCGGATGTGCTGGCGGCCCTGGTCGAGGAGGCCGACAACGCGGGCCAGGAGCTGCGCCAGGCAACCATCCTGGAAGTCCAGCGGGCCCGAACAGTGATCGATTTCGCCGCGCGGCGCGTCTATTTGCCGCGTTACCAACTCGGGGAGTGGGTCATTCCCCGCGGCGAGTCAATCCTGGTGAGCATCGCGCAGATTCACGAAAATCCCGACGTGTTCCCCGATCCGGAGCGCTTCGACCCGCAGCGGTACGTCGGGACCAAGCCGTCGGCCTTTGCGTGGATCCCGTTCGGTGGCGGCACCCGTCGCTGCGTGGGGGCCGCGTTCGCCAACATGGAGATGGACGTCGTGCTGCGAACCGTGTTGCGCGACTTCATCATTGACACTACGACGGCGCCGGGGGAACGCTGGCACGGCCGGGGCGTTGCCTACACGCCCAAAGATGGCGGCCGGATCGTGGTGCACCGGCGCTGAACCGGGCCTGCCTACCGGTCCGCGGTCGCCCGGCGCGGCAGTTTCCAGCCCGGGCGGATGTAGTGGCAGGTGTACCCGTTCGGGTAGCGCTGCAGGTAGTCCTGGTGCTCGGGCTCGGCCTCCCAGAAGTCTCCGGCGGGGCTGACCTCGGTCACGACCTTGCCGGGCCACAACCCGGACGCCTCGACGTCGGCGATGGTGTCCAGCGCGATGCGCTTCTGCTCGTCGTCGAGGTAGAAGATGGCCGACCGGTAGCTGGGTCCGCGGTCGTTGCCCTGGCGGTC
This genomic interval from Mycobacterium sp. SMC-2 contains the following:
- a CDS encoding acyl-CoA desaturase; the encoded protein is MTQNKITLTPEQADAFGRELDAIRERVMASLGAQDADYIRRVIKVQRALEVGGRALLFLPPAWLLGTAMLGVSKILDNMEIGHNVMHGQYDWMRDPTVSGRSFEWDTACPADQWRHSHNYMHHTHTNIVGMDRDIGYGILRMSEDQRWEPYFLGNPLYAFLLMALFQYGVALHELETERIRAGEIELAEKREVLRAIWKKTRRQTLKDYVAFPLLAGPFAPFVFAGNLSANLMRNVWSYMIIFCGHFPDGTQEFTVEETKDESRGMWYFRQVLGSANLTGGKLFHLLSGNLSHQIEHHLFPDMPARRYAEVAPEVQAICERYGVPYNRGPLLRQFGTVVRKIVRLTFPDSVLRKATAGRSADPVPAAA
- a CDS encoding DUF1214 domain-containing protein; its protein translation is MTHESTAAWQELLGTLGTLDRSFLQGDRAVTDDRQIADGYRMLASTLGVAFDTYLFPEPGRPQFVAVNTPFRRDRRWGGDNTDAYYFMCPVDPARRYRISGNRGDSVYFSVTAYNEPSPGAWSDRVVAIVRDSDLDIDADGNFAFELGPTPDAAVLMTRDYQADPLTGRPVVWHIEALDEPDPIRHGDAETAASLRAIATWLRTMFAIVPLAVGTRVDDQHALGHETAHAANAFADPYRVPDANFGWSARDACYSYGSFVLDDDEALVVTHRPPPCRFWNLVVWNQFMATFGAADARCSINGHSAALNSDGSVTIILSRGLTAHPNSLTTLGYPRGNLAFRWFLADGVPARPEVELVKVSQAPTAIT
- a CDS encoding TetR/AcrR family transcriptional regulator codes for the protein MVVDFGRPRDPRIDGAVLSATVDLLAETGYAGLLVSAIAERAGTSKPAIYRRWPSKAHLVHEAVFPIGAATELPDTGSLPEDLREMVRRSMAFLTTPAARAALPGLVGEMAADPTLHSALLERFAGVIGGGLTELLARAARRGEVRPDVSATELTDAIAGITLMGLLTRVTELDDAWVDRTTTLLLKGISA
- a CDS encoding sulfotransferase, giving the protein MTDAVRLDDLAQPRFSPEAQQILDMMATLAPDCPLDADALHARATADTGLDDFGADDYRERLDVYLAALRDIDGRHDAGMVNFYGQLVQLLKNRLLFTDLLNRHPEIDDIELQPPVVIAGLPRTGTTHLHNLLAAPPTFRTMPYWESVEPFPLPAEAGVEPDPRRARMDVAVGVINTVMPHFPLMHEMTTEHVHEEIQLLANDFSTMLFETLADVPRWRDYYQAHDQTPHYEYLARQLKAMQFLRGGRRWLLKSPQHLEQVPVLDRVFPGSIVVFTHRDPVPVALSMIAMIAYSARMHRSPVPVEQIAASWIERLDDMLSALVRDRDTIGPERSIDVRFDDFMADEIGVAERVYALAGESFGDDARAAIDEYLAAHRRGRLGSVATSCEMFGLDEADLRSRFAPYVERFLA
- a CDS encoding alpha/beta fold hydrolase, whose amino-acid sequence is MVTMPALDGVEHRYVELGSGVTIHVADAGPAEGPAVMLVHGFPENWWEWRELIGPLAADGYRVLCPDLRGAGWSSAPRSSYTKAEMAEDLAAVLDRLGVATVRLVAHDWGGPVAFIMMLRHPEKVTGFFGVNTVAPWVKRSLSTVSNIWRFWYQVPISLPVVGPRIISNPNSRFVRLLTSWVGGGFAPPDEDIQLYIECMRQPGHAEAGSRWYRSFQTGEMLRWMRGEYDDARVNVPVRWLTGTDDPVITADLTDGYADHISDFEVELVDGVGHWIVEQRPELVLDRVRAFLRIET
- a CDS encoding molybdopterin-binding protein yields the protein MRLSTRNQLKGTITEVDLGTVMAIVKVKLDGGEQIVTSSVTKDAATDLGLKVGQPATVFIKSTEVTIGVD
- a CDS encoding TetR/AcrR family transcriptional regulator — translated: MTPAATATADEAVLGDRFRLRLLDGLATSIAERGYRASTVADIVRNARTSKRTFYGEFASKEECFLELLGSDIEKLGESIAAAVEPEADWHQQIRQAVEAYVSHIESRPAITLSWIRELPSLGAAARPVQRRGLQLLSSLLIDLSASPGFRRAQLPPLTAPLAVILLGGLRELTALAVEDGKPVRGIVEPAVDASIALLGPRH
- a CDS encoding cytochrome P450 produces the protein MSEVVTAPSGTAAVRLPPAARLPKVLQGLGFAVSRRGMIHRLARRYGDVFTLNLPMYGRVVVVGDPALAKQIFTTGPDELGNIQPNLSRLFGSGSVFALDGEDHRRRRRLLAPPFHGKSMKKYEAIIEEETSRETAAWPEGQAFPTLPSMMRITLNAILRAVFGAEGAELDELRRLIPPWVTLGSRMATMPKPRRNYGRYTPWGRLDEWRRQYDVVIDRLIEAERADPHFDERTDVLALMLRSTYEDGTAMSRKDIGDELLTLLAAGHETTASTLAWAFERLTRHPDVLAALVEEADNAGQELRQATILEVQRARTVIDFAARRVYLPRYQLGEWVIPRGESILVSIAQIHENPDVFPDPERFDPQRYVGTKPSAFAWIPFGGGTRRCVGAAFANMEMDVVLRTVLRDFIIDTTTAPGERWHGRGVAYTPKDGGRIVVHRR
- the msrA gene encoding peptide-methionine (S)-S-oxide reductase MsrA, which produces MATQKAILAGGCFWGMQELIRKQPGVVSTRVGYTGGDVPNATYRNHGTHAEAVEIVYDPAVTDYRTMLEFFFQIHDPTTKDRQGNDRGPSYRSAIFYLDDEQKRIALDTIADVEASGLWPGKVVTEVSPAGDFWEAEPEHQDYLQRYPNGYTCHYIRPGWKLPRRATADR